The Juglans regia cultivar Chandler chromosome 2, Walnut 2.0, whole genome shotgun sequence genome includes a window with the following:
- the LOC108992053 gene encoding uncharacterized protein LOC108992053: MDGRGGCCVGIARYGGGFYHDTSKVDRIMLRFQPIAPKPAFGGSDHGSSSSEKADVHVKSGRGKRRYVRDNNNTVNNKRRNRKRKASPQETVVTLPLLPEAPDRKDFPERESPVENHDRMVLTKEAWNVDMWLSFDGNYKAGNGLDRFSGLSDRKVMVSPDVKVIDSCVIVECVTDTWVDGVGLGDTDAERMTSLGRDTCPGFVSDGLCRVTWTNGAYRRMVEQGSVAADHEGDHDHRELRLCLVMKDESVIRRLNYPAFSCRVRLVQNYTCGKERSSLTLPCDVWRMDSGGFAWRLDVKAALSLGR, from the coding sequence ATGGATGGGAGAGGAGGGTGCTGTGTTGGGATAGCGAGGTACGGCGGTGGATTTTATCATGATACGTCCAAGGTGGATAGGATAATGCTCAGGTTCCAGCCGATTGCGCCGAAACCTGCCTTCGGGGGCTCAGATCACGGGAGTTCCTCGTCGGAGAAAGCAGACGTGCATGTCAAAAGtgggagaggaaaaagaaggtACGTGagagataataataatactgTTAATAATAAGAGGCGCAATAGGAAGAGAAAGGCTTCGCCGCAAGAGACGGTAGTGACTTTGCCTTTGTTGCCGGAGGCCCCTGACCGAAAGGATTTTCCGGAGAGGGAGTCTCCAGTTGAGAACCATGACCGAATGGTGCTGACGAAGGAAGCGTGGAATGTGGACATGTGGCTCAGCTTTGACGGGAATTATAAGGCGGGCAATGGGTTAGATCGGTTCAGTGGGTTATCAGATCGGAAAGTGATGGTGTCTCCGGACGTGAAAGTGATTGATTCTTGCGTGATAGTGGAATGCGTGACCGACACGTGGGTGGATGGTGTTGGCCTGGGGGATACGGATGCTGAGAGGATGACATCTCTGGGGAGGGACACGTGTCCGGGGTTCGTATCAGACGGTCTGTGTAGAGTGACGTGGACGAATGGGGCATACAGGAGGATGGTGGAGCAGGGATCAGTTGCTGCAGATCATGAGGGAGATCATGATCATCGGGAGTTGAGGCTGTGTCTGGTGATGAAAGACGAGAGTGTGATCAGGAGGCTAAACTATCCGGCGTTCAGTTGCAGGGTGCGGCTGGTTCAGAACTACACATGTGGGAAGGAGAGAAGCTCTCTGACACTTCCCTGTGATGTGTGGAGAATGGACAGCGGTGGATTTGCATGGAGGCTGGACGTCAAGGCTGCCCTCAGTCTGGGCCGGTGA
- the LOC108992137 gene encoding cyclin-dependent kinase G-2-like isoform X1, with the protein MAAGRVNVFRRTDLYKPSEREYDYYRNDSCGVEYNRACDRAARRKNGYHNSSRTRDSRSRRDRFGTRTEDRKLDEFSMGNELMAHKDGVRMPPEKKRKFSSIVCNREEKDMRISSKNRLVPVISPSPPRPSSPSSDSVPLDVDSDVGILECDITGSEVLGLENSADKPVVADLLVGCSGFSSQADLPPLVPSERFGDDEYEEDNVEEEKVTQAPNIAMSRWASDSDSPSRSSPESGEIRVGLSGGGRTRSSGSDGEGSVAVPVSEDTFGENEFFDADMIDIDKKRDGHDYVNQSDSESEDDGGCHQIKEPSMLNQRSINMLQCCRSVFEFEKLNKINEGTYGVVYKAKDKKTGEIVALKKVKMGVEKEGGFPMSSLREINILLSFNHPSVVGVKEVVMDDLDSVFMVMEYMEYDLKDLLEVMKQPFSISEVKWLMLQLLEGVKYLHDNWVLHRDLKTSNLLVSKEGELKICDFGLSRQYGSLLKPYTPIVVTLWYRAPELLLGGKQYSTAIDMWSVGCIMAELVAKEPLFKGKSEIDQLGKIFQVLGAPNEKIWPGLTKLPGVRPNLKQPHNLLRTKFPARSFTGSPVLSDLGFDLLSSLLAYDPEKRITAEAALKHDWFREVPLPRSDFKCNFSVWHGQERAGSFRRAVRKEFVLVKSSGLMHNGLWEEGCFVSCDLVDVEDCGLVNTQPKQLCFCLQFCTL; encoded by the exons ATGGCGGCAGGGCGAGTCAATGTTTTCAGGAGAACGGACTTATATAAGCCCTCCGAAAGAGAGTATGACTATTACAGGAATGATTCTTGCGGTGTGGAATACAATAGGGCCTGTGATCGTGCTGCCAGACGTAAGAATGGGTACCATAATTCTTCAAGAACTCGTGATTCGAGGTCTAGAAGAGACAGGTTTGGCACTAGGACTGAAGATCGAAAATTGGATGAGTTTTCTATGGGTAATGAACTCATGGCTCACAAAGATGGGGTGCGGATGCCTccagagaagaagaggaagttcTCTTCAATTGTATGCAATAGAGAAGAAAAGGACATGAGAATTTCATCTAAGAACAGACTTGTCCCAGTTATTTCTCCGTCTCCTCCTCGGCCATCCTCTCCCAGTTCCGATAGTGTGCCACTGGATGTTGATTcagatgttggtattttagaatGTGATATAACAGGAAGTGAGGTTTTGGGGTTGGAGAATTCAGCAGATAAGCCTGTTGTGGCAGATCTGTTAGTAGGTTGTTCTGGATTCAGTTCTCAAGCTGATTTGCCTCCTTTGGTGCCATCAGAGCGATTTGGTGATGATGAATATGAAGAAGACAATGTGGAAGAGGAAAAGGTTACTCAAGCACCGAATATTGCCATGTCGAGGTGGGCGTCTGACAGTGATTCTCCTTCGAGGTCAAGTCCTGAAAGTGGGGAGATTCGAGTAGGACTCTCAGGAGGTGGTAGGACTAGGTCATCTGGATCGGATGGAGAAGGTTCTGTTGCAGTGCCTGTCAGTGAAGATACATTTGGTGAAAACGAGTTTTTTGATGCTGATATGATcgatattgataaaaaaagagaTGGCCATGACTATGTTAACCAGTCAGACTCGGAATCGGAGGATGATGGTGGTTGCCATCAGATTAAAGAGCCCAGCATGCTTAACCAGAGAAGCATAAACATGCTTCAGTGTTGCAGAAGTGTGTTTGAGTTTGaaaaacttaacaaaattaatGAAGGAACTTATGGTGTTGTTTATAAAGCCAAAGATAAGAAGACGGGGGAAATCGTGGCCTTGAAGAAGGTGAAGATGGGAGTAGAAAAGGAGGGTGGTTTCCCTATGTCATCTTTGCGGGAAATAAACATTCTCTTGTCTTTTAATCACCCTTCTGTTGTCGGTGTTAAAGAAGTTGTTATGGATGATCTCGACAGTGTTTTCATGGTTATGGAGTACATGGAGTATGACCTCAAGGATCTCTTGGAGGTTATGAAACAGCCTTTTAGCATAAGTGAAGTTAAATGGTTGATGCTACAACTATTGGAAGGTGTCAAATATCTTCACGACAATTGGGTGCTTCATAGAGATTTGAAGACTTCAAACCTTCTTGTGAGCAAGGAGGGTGAGTTGAAAATATGTGACTTTGGGTTGTCTCGTCAGTATGGCAGCCTGCTGAAGCCATATACACCTATTGTGGTCACCCTTTGGTACAG AGCACCTGAACTACTGCTCGGTGGCAAACAGTACTCAACAGCTATTGATATGTGGTCAGTGGGATGTATAATGGCTGAATTGGTGGCAAAGGAACCACTTTTCAAAGGGAAAAGTGAAATTGATCAGCTTGGCAAG ATTTTTCAAGTTCTTGGTGCACCAAATGAGAAGATTTGGCCTGGACTAACAAAATTGCCAGGAGTTAGACCAAATTTAAAGCAACC GCATAACCTATTGCGGACCAAGTTTCCTGCAAGATCCTTCACAGGATCGCCAGTTCTCTCTGATTTGGGATTTGACTTGTTGAGCAGCCTTTTAGCATACGACCCGGAAAAG CGGATAACAGCGGAGGCTGCCCTAAAGCATGATTGGTTTCGTGAGGTTCCTCTTCCTAGATCTGATTTCAAGTGTAACTTTTCTGTCTGGCATGGCCAAGAGAG AGCAGGATCCTTTAGAAGAGCAGTGAGAAAGGAGTTTGTCTTGGTCAAGAGTAGTGGATTGATGCATAATGGTCTTTGGGAAG AGGGTTGCTTTGTTAGTTGTGACCTCGTGGATGTTGAAGACTGTGGACTAGTCAACACTCAGCCAAAGCAGCTATGTTTCTGTTTGCAATTCTGTAccttgtga
- the LOC108992137 gene encoding cyclin-dependent kinase G-2-like isoform X3: MGNELMAHKDGVRMPPEKKRKFSSIVCNREEKDMRISSKNRLVPVISPSPPRPSSPSSDSVPLDVDSDVGILECDITGSEVLGLENSADKPVVADLLVGCSGFSSQADLPPLVPSERFGDDEYEEDNVEEEKVTQAPNIAMSRWASDSDSPSRSSPESGEIRVGLSGGGRTRSSGSDGEGSVAVPVSEDTFGENEFFDADMIDIDKKRDGHDYVNQSDSESEDDGGCHQIKEPSMLNQRSINMLQCCRSVFEFEKLNKINEGTYGVVYKAKDKKTGEIVALKKVKMGVEKEGGFPMSSLREINILLSFNHPSVVGVKEVVMDDLDSVFMVMEYMEYDLKDLLEVMKQPFSISEVKWLMLQLLEGVKYLHDNWVLHRDLKTSNLLVSKEGELKICDFGLSRQYGSLLKPYTPIVVTLWYRAPELLLGGKQYSTAIDMWSVGCIMAELVAKEPLFKGKSEIDQLGKIFQVLGAPNEKIWPGLTKLPGVRPNLKQPHNLLRTKFPARSFTGSPVLSDLGFDLLSSLLAYDPEKRITAEAALKHDWFREVPLPRSDFKCNFSVWHGQERAGSFRRAVRKEFVLVKSSGLMHNGLWEEGCFVSCDLVDVEDCGLVNTQPKQLCFCLQFCTL, translated from the exons ATGGGTAATGAACTCATGGCTCACAAAGATGGGGTGCGGATGCCTccagagaagaagaggaagttcTCTTCAATTGTATGCAATAGAGAAGAAAAGGACATGAGAATTTCATCTAAGAACAGACTTGTCCCAGTTATTTCTCCGTCTCCTCCTCGGCCATCCTCTCCCAGTTCCGATAGTGTGCCACTGGATGTTGATTcagatgttggtattttagaatGTGATATAACAGGAAGTGAGGTTTTGGGGTTGGAGAATTCAGCAGATAAGCCTGTTGTGGCAGATCTGTTAGTAGGTTGTTCTGGATTCAGTTCTCAAGCTGATTTGCCTCCTTTGGTGCCATCAGAGCGATTTGGTGATGATGAATATGAAGAAGACAATGTGGAAGAGGAAAAGGTTACTCAAGCACCGAATATTGCCATGTCGAGGTGGGCGTCTGACAGTGATTCTCCTTCGAGGTCAAGTCCTGAAAGTGGGGAGATTCGAGTAGGACTCTCAGGAGGTGGTAGGACTAGGTCATCTGGATCGGATGGAGAAGGTTCTGTTGCAGTGCCTGTCAGTGAAGATACATTTGGTGAAAACGAGTTTTTTGATGCTGATATGATcgatattgataaaaaaagagaTGGCCATGACTATGTTAACCAGTCAGACTCGGAATCGGAGGATGATGGTGGTTGCCATCAGATTAAAGAGCCCAGCATGCTTAACCAGAGAAGCATAAACATGCTTCAGTGTTGCAGAAGTGTGTTTGAGTTTGaaaaacttaacaaaattaatGAAGGAACTTATGGTGTTGTTTATAAAGCCAAAGATAAGAAGACGGGGGAAATCGTGGCCTTGAAGAAGGTGAAGATGGGAGTAGAAAAGGAGGGTGGTTTCCCTATGTCATCTTTGCGGGAAATAAACATTCTCTTGTCTTTTAATCACCCTTCTGTTGTCGGTGTTAAAGAAGTTGTTATGGATGATCTCGACAGTGTTTTCATGGTTATGGAGTACATGGAGTATGACCTCAAGGATCTCTTGGAGGTTATGAAACAGCCTTTTAGCATAAGTGAAGTTAAATGGTTGATGCTACAACTATTGGAAGGTGTCAAATATCTTCACGACAATTGGGTGCTTCATAGAGATTTGAAGACTTCAAACCTTCTTGTGAGCAAGGAGGGTGAGTTGAAAATATGTGACTTTGGGTTGTCTCGTCAGTATGGCAGCCTGCTGAAGCCATATACACCTATTGTGGTCACCCTTTGGTACAG AGCACCTGAACTACTGCTCGGTGGCAAACAGTACTCAACAGCTATTGATATGTGGTCAGTGGGATGTATAATGGCTGAATTGGTGGCAAAGGAACCACTTTTCAAAGGGAAAAGTGAAATTGATCAGCTTGGCAAG ATTTTTCAAGTTCTTGGTGCACCAAATGAGAAGATTTGGCCTGGACTAACAAAATTGCCAGGAGTTAGACCAAATTTAAAGCAACC GCATAACCTATTGCGGACCAAGTTTCCTGCAAGATCCTTCACAGGATCGCCAGTTCTCTCTGATTTGGGATTTGACTTGTTGAGCAGCCTTTTAGCATACGACCCGGAAAAG CGGATAACAGCGGAGGCTGCCCTAAAGCATGATTGGTTTCGTGAGGTTCCTCTTCCTAGATCTGATTTCAAGTGTAACTTTTCTGTCTGGCATGGCCAAGAGAG AGCAGGATCCTTTAGAAGAGCAGTGAGAAAGGAGTTTGTCTTGGTCAAGAGTAGTGGATTGATGCATAATGGTCTTTGGGAAG AGGGTTGCTTTGTTAGTTGTGACCTCGTGGATGTTGAAGACTGTGGACTAGTCAACACTCAGCCAAAGCAGCTATGTTTCTGTTTGCAATTCTGTAccttgtga
- the LOC108992137 gene encoding cyclin-dependent kinase G-2-like isoform X2 translates to MAAGRVNVFRRTDLYKPSEREYDYYRNDSCGVEYNRACDRAARRKNGYHNSSRTRDSRSRRDRFGTRTEDRKLDEFSMGNELMAHKDGVRMPPEKKRKFSSIVCNREEKDMRISSKNRLVPVISPSPPRPSSPSSDSVPLDVDSDVGILECDITGSEVLGLENSADKPVVADLLVGCSGFSSQADLPPLVPSERFGDDEYEEDNVEEEKVTQAPNIAMSRWASDSDSPSRSSPESGEIRVGLSGGGRTRSSGSDGEGSVAVPVSEDTFGENEFFDADMIDIDKKRDGHDYVNQSDSESEDDGGCHQIKEPSMLNQRSINMLQCCRSVFEFEKLNKINEGTYGVVYKAKDKKTGEIVALKKVKMGVEKEGGFPMSSLREINILLSFNHPSVVGVKEVVMDDLDSVFMVMEYMEYDLKDLLEVMKQPFSISEVKWLMLQLLEGVKYLHDNWVLHRDLKTSNLLVSKEGELKICDFGLSRQYGSLLKPYTPIVVTLWYRAPELLLGGKQYSTAIDMWSVGCIMAELVAKEPLFKGKSEIDQLGKIFQVLGAPNEKIWPGLTKLPGVRPNLKQPHNLLRTKFPARSFTGSPVLSDLGFDLLSSLLAYDPEKRITAEAALKHDWFREVPLPRSDFKCNFSVWHGQERIPEQDPLEEQ, encoded by the exons ATGGCGGCAGGGCGAGTCAATGTTTTCAGGAGAACGGACTTATATAAGCCCTCCGAAAGAGAGTATGACTATTACAGGAATGATTCTTGCGGTGTGGAATACAATAGGGCCTGTGATCGTGCTGCCAGACGTAAGAATGGGTACCATAATTCTTCAAGAACTCGTGATTCGAGGTCTAGAAGAGACAGGTTTGGCACTAGGACTGAAGATCGAAAATTGGATGAGTTTTCTATGGGTAATGAACTCATGGCTCACAAAGATGGGGTGCGGATGCCTccagagaagaagaggaagttcTCTTCAATTGTATGCAATAGAGAAGAAAAGGACATGAGAATTTCATCTAAGAACAGACTTGTCCCAGTTATTTCTCCGTCTCCTCCTCGGCCATCCTCTCCCAGTTCCGATAGTGTGCCACTGGATGTTGATTcagatgttggtattttagaatGTGATATAACAGGAAGTGAGGTTTTGGGGTTGGAGAATTCAGCAGATAAGCCTGTTGTGGCAGATCTGTTAGTAGGTTGTTCTGGATTCAGTTCTCAAGCTGATTTGCCTCCTTTGGTGCCATCAGAGCGATTTGGTGATGATGAATATGAAGAAGACAATGTGGAAGAGGAAAAGGTTACTCAAGCACCGAATATTGCCATGTCGAGGTGGGCGTCTGACAGTGATTCTCCTTCGAGGTCAAGTCCTGAAAGTGGGGAGATTCGAGTAGGACTCTCAGGAGGTGGTAGGACTAGGTCATCTGGATCGGATGGAGAAGGTTCTGTTGCAGTGCCTGTCAGTGAAGATACATTTGGTGAAAACGAGTTTTTTGATGCTGATATGATcgatattgataaaaaaagagaTGGCCATGACTATGTTAACCAGTCAGACTCGGAATCGGAGGATGATGGTGGTTGCCATCAGATTAAAGAGCCCAGCATGCTTAACCAGAGAAGCATAAACATGCTTCAGTGTTGCAGAAGTGTGTTTGAGTTTGaaaaacttaacaaaattaatGAAGGAACTTATGGTGTTGTTTATAAAGCCAAAGATAAGAAGACGGGGGAAATCGTGGCCTTGAAGAAGGTGAAGATGGGAGTAGAAAAGGAGGGTGGTTTCCCTATGTCATCTTTGCGGGAAATAAACATTCTCTTGTCTTTTAATCACCCTTCTGTTGTCGGTGTTAAAGAAGTTGTTATGGATGATCTCGACAGTGTTTTCATGGTTATGGAGTACATGGAGTATGACCTCAAGGATCTCTTGGAGGTTATGAAACAGCCTTTTAGCATAAGTGAAGTTAAATGGTTGATGCTACAACTATTGGAAGGTGTCAAATATCTTCACGACAATTGGGTGCTTCATAGAGATTTGAAGACTTCAAACCTTCTTGTGAGCAAGGAGGGTGAGTTGAAAATATGTGACTTTGGGTTGTCTCGTCAGTATGGCAGCCTGCTGAAGCCATATACACCTATTGTGGTCACCCTTTGGTACAG AGCACCTGAACTACTGCTCGGTGGCAAACAGTACTCAACAGCTATTGATATGTGGTCAGTGGGATGTATAATGGCTGAATTGGTGGCAAAGGAACCACTTTTCAAAGGGAAAAGTGAAATTGATCAGCTTGGCAAG ATTTTTCAAGTTCTTGGTGCACCAAATGAGAAGATTTGGCCTGGACTAACAAAATTGCCAGGAGTTAGACCAAATTTAAAGCAACC GCATAACCTATTGCGGACCAAGTTTCCTGCAAGATCCTTCACAGGATCGCCAGTTCTCTCTGATTTGGGATTTGACTTGTTGAGCAGCCTTTTAGCATACGACCCGGAAAAG CGGATAACAGCGGAGGCTGCCCTAAAGCATGATTGGTTTCGTGAGGTTCCTCTTCCTAGATCTGATTTCAAGTGTAACTTTTCTGTCTGGCATGGCCAAGAGAG AATACCAGAGCAGGATCCTTTAGAAGAGCAGTGA